The following proteins are co-located in the Sporolituus thermophilus DSM 23256 genome:
- a CDS encoding DUF2703 domain-containing protein: MNKEEKCCCGPVVSAGCCSDPSSSCCGSRPDSQKSIVIDFLYIDLSVCERCQGTGATLDEAIEDVKKILEAAGYDIKVNYIHVQTEEQAAELGFISSPTIRINGQDIQLDVKETLCESCGELCGEDVNCRIWIYEGKEYTVPPKPMIVNAILRHIYGNNAAQDSQKKGKVEVPANLKKFFSKVKR, translated from the coding sequence ATGAATAAGGAAGAAAAATGCTGTTGCGGCCCAGTAGTAAGTGCCGGCTGTTGTTCGGATCCCAGTTCAAGTTGCTGTGGATCGCGTCCTGACTCCCAAAAGTCCATAGTAATCGACTTTCTCTACATTGACCTAAGCGTCTGCGAGCGGTGCCAAGGAACGGGCGCCACTTTGGATGAGGCTATTGAGGATGTAAAGAAAATCCTAGAGGCAGCAGGATATGATATCAAGGTCAACTATATTCATGTTCAAACGGAAGAACAGGCTGCGGAACTCGGTTTTATAAGTTCCCCAACGATTCGAATTAACGGCCAGGATATCCAGCTGGACGTTAAAGAAACTCTATGCGAGTCGTGCGGAGAATTGTGCGGAGAAGATGTTAATTGCCGGATCTGGATTTATGAAGGGAAGGAGTATACAGTTCCGCCGAAGCCGATGATTGTGAATGCGATACTGAGACATATATATGGAAATAATGCCGCGCAGGACAGCCAGAAGAAGGGTAAAGTGGAAGTTCCAGCAAATTTGAAAAAGTTTTTTTCTAAAGTAAAACGGTAA
- a CDS encoding type II secretion system F family protein — MLMLIAVLSFITVFLLVYLLLAVSALAQGNIAMRLKALDTMTAGRSDIDRELARPFKERVLSPLRSDVAAALSKFTPRALRQAVEEKMTAAGGFGSLTSDEFLLLAGFFALAAPAVAVTLAALAGAAAHKIIGLSLIAFAIAMLLPFFLLNRKIALRKRRIQKDLPDVLDLLTVSVEAGLGFDGALAKLSEKMKGALVDEFTRVLQEMRMGVPRREALHALALRCDVPDLSLFTTSLIQADQLGVSIGQVLRVQSASMREKRRQRTRELAMKAPVKMLLPLVFFIFPAIFVVVLGPAVIQIFLTFSQR, encoded by the coding sequence ATGCTGATGTTAATCGCGGTTCTGTCGTTTATCACGGTGTTTCTCCTGGTCTATCTGCTGCTGGCTGTCTCTGCTTTGGCCCAGGGGAATATTGCCATGCGGCTTAAAGCGCTTGATACAATGACGGCGGGGCGCAGCGACATCGACCGGGAGCTGGCGCGGCCGTTTAAAGAGCGGGTGCTATCGCCGCTCAGGAGCGACGTTGCCGCGGCCCTGTCTAAGTTTACGCCCCGGGCGCTGCGGCAGGCAGTTGAAGAGAAAATGACGGCGGCGGGCGGTTTTGGCAGTTTAACTTCTGACGAATTTCTCCTGCTCGCCGGCTTCTTCGCTTTGGCGGCGCCGGCGGTCGCCGTCACGCTCGCCGCGCTGGCCGGCGCGGCGGCCCATAAAATCATCGGGCTGTCCCTCATCGCCTTTGCCATCGCTATGCTGCTCCCCTTTTTCCTGCTTAACCGGAAAATTGCCCTGCGCAAGCGCCGTATCCAAAAAGACCTGCCTGATGTGCTTGATCTTCTTACCGTCAGTGTGGAGGCCGGACTGGGGTTTGACGGCGCGCTGGCCAAACTGTCGGAAAAAATGAAGGGGGCCCTGGTCGATGAGTTCACCCGGGTGTTGCAGGAAATGCGAATGGGCGTGCCCCGCCGCGAAGCGCTCCATGCACTGGCCCTGCGCTGCGACGTGCCTGATTTGTCGCTGTTTACCACCTCCCTAATTCAGGCTGACCAGCTAGGCGTAAGCATAGGTCAGGTCCTGCGGGTCCAGTCGGCCAGTATGCGCGAAAAACGGCGGCAGCGCACCCGGGAGCTGGCCATGAAGGCGCCGGTCAAAATGCTGCTGCCGCTGGTATTTTTCATCTTTCCGGCGATCTTCGTCGTCGTGCTGGGGCCGGCTGTCATCCAGATTTTTCTCACCTTTTCCCAGCGGTAG
- a CDS encoding DUF192 domain-containing protein, which yields MLKNVTRGTVVATRVRVADTFWRRLKGLLGTTALPIDAALILRPCNSVHTIGMRYAIDVLFLDKTYRVVKIVGRLGPNRLAAAAGAVMAVELPAGTAAKTNTAVGDYLELY from the coding sequence ATGCTTAAGAATGTTACCCGCGGAACGGTCGTCGCCACGCGTGTTCGCGTGGCTGACACCTTCTGGCGGCGGCTCAAGGGCCTTTTGGGCACAACGGCGCTGCCGATTGATGCGGCGCTTATCCTTCGTCCCTGCAATAGCGTCCATACCATTGGTATGCGCTATGCCATCGACGTTCTCTTTCTTGATAAAACATACCGCGTTGTGAAGATCGTTGGCAGGCTCGGACCAAACCGCTTGGCCGCGGCAGCCGGGGCCGTGATGGCCGTGGAACTGCCGGCCGGTACGGCAGCCAAAACGAATACGGCGGTGGGCGATTACCTGGAGCTATATTGA